The sequence GGAAATCCGCTGCCGTCCTGCTTAAGAATACCGGTGCTCTTTGCTGTGGAGCCAACGAGGATGATGCCACGGCGGTGGCGATGATCCTGCAAAAGAACGCTAAAGCCCTGATTGGCGCGGCCTTATTCGGTAAAGTGCGACCGATTAACCGGTTTGAGAGTATGCTCATGCGCTATGTTTACCTGAAAAAGTACGCCAAGCAGGCGTATGTACCCGGTACGGAAAGCCGCCGGCCCTGAATGCCGGGAAAGGAGGTTTTACGGTGAGTACTTATGTCCTGGCCTATGACGTGGGTACAACCTCCATGAAAACCTGCCTTTTTGCGCTGACGGACCGGATTACCTTGCTTGCTGATGCGGTTGAAGGTTATGAGTTGTACATGATGGAGAACGGCGGGGTGGAACAAGACCCGGAAGATTGGTGGCGGGCCATGTGCCGTGCCACCAGGCAAGTATTGGCGGTGAGCGGAATTTCGCCCCACCAGATCGCCGGCCTCTCTTTCTGCGGCCAGATGCAGGGGCTGGTACTGGTCGATGCCAATGGCGCACCGGTCCGGCGGAGTATGAGCTACATGGATAACCGGGCCAAAGCAGAGCTGAAAGAGGGAATGGGGCGTGGAATCAAAATTGCGGGGCTGAATGCTTACAAGGTATTCCACTCGATCCGGATCAGCAAAGCGGTGGCGGCCAGTGTGAAGGATCCGGTCTGGAAGTATAAATGGGTGGCGCGGAACGAACCGGCTAGCTTCGAAAAGGTCTATAAATGGCTGGATGTGAAGGAGTATTTGGTCCTGAAAACCACCGGCGAGTTTGTAATGACCGAAGACAGCGCCTTTGCCACCTTGCTGTATGACACCCGCCCCGGACGGCGGGGGTTTAGCAAAAAGCTCTGCGCGATGCTGGGGGTCAACCCCAAGCATCTACCCCGGGTTGTTGCTTCGACCGACCTGGTCGGCCGGGTTACACCGCAGGCCGCGGCGGAGCTGGGATTGGCCGCCGGAATTCCCGTCTTTGGGGGCGGTGGTGACGCCGCGCTGATCGGGGTGGGGGCCGGGGCGGTCGGCGAGGGGAGCACCCATATTTATTTGGGCACTTCCGGGTGGGTCTCCACGGTTGTCCGCCGCCAGCGGCTGGACACGAAGAACATGATCGCCGCGATCATCGGGGCCCATCCCGGCTATTTCCACTACTTCGCCGAACTGGAGACCGCCGGGAAGTGCCTGGAGTGGGTCCGGGACCATTTGGCTTTGGATGAGATCAACATCTACCTGCGGGATAAAGACGGGAGGTCGCTGGAGACCGTCAATGTGAACCTATACGACTATATGATGCAGGCGATCAAAGATGTCCCGCCGGGCAGCAACGGAGTGATCTTCACCCCCTGGCTTCACGGGAACCGCTGTCCCTTTGAGGACCCGAACGCCCGGGGGATGTTCTTCAACATCAGCCTCGAAACGGGCAAGACCGAGTTGATCCACGCGGTGCTGGAGGGCGTCTGTTACCACCTGCGGTGGCAGTTGGAAGCGGCGGAGCGCAAAGTGAAGGCGGCCCGCCGGATCCGGTTGGTGGGGGGCGGCGCTTTGGCCCCGCTCACCTGTCAGATCCTGGCCGATGTTTTGGGACGGGAGATCGAGACCGTTGAACACCCGCAGAACTGCGGGGCCGTGGGGGCGGCGCTCGTGGTGGCGGTGGGGCTGGGCCTCCTTCCCGACTTGACCGCGGCCGGGCAGTTGGTTCCGGTCAAAGAACGGTATCTGCCCAACCCGGAGCATAAAGCCGTCTACGACCGGTACTTCCCAATCTTCAAGTCTTTATACTATAATAACAGGAAAGCCTTCAGCCTGTTGAACGGGTAATGATGTTGAGCATGTTGAGCATGGCGGCGAGCCGGGATTAGGGCGTCCAAACCCAAGGAGAGAGGGGGAGCGGAAAGGTGACAAGGGGAGAGGAAATGAACAACACCGTAGCGGCGCAGCGGGAGTTCTTTCAATCGGGGGCAACCTTACCGTATGCTTTCCGGGTGAAACAACTGAAGACTTTGTACGGGGCCATCAAGGAAAATGAGGACCGGATTCTGGCCGC comes from Capillibacterium thermochitinicola and encodes:
- a CDS encoding xylulokinase yields the protein MSTYVLAYDVGTTSMKTCLFALTDRITLLADAVEGYELYMMENGGVEQDPEDWWRAMCRATRQVLAVSGISPHQIAGLSFCGQMQGLVLVDANGAPVRRSMSYMDNRAKAELKEGMGRGIKIAGLNAYKVFHSIRISKAVAASVKDPVWKYKWVARNEPASFEKVYKWLDVKEYLVLKTTGEFVMTEDSAFATLLYDTRPGRRGFSKKLCAMLGVNPKHLPRVVASTDLVGRVTPQAAAELGLAAGIPVFGGGGDAALIGVGAGAVGEGSTHIYLGTSGWVSTVVRRQRLDTKNMIAAIIGAHPGYFHYFAELETAGKCLEWVRDHLALDEINIYLRDKDGRSLETVNVNLYDYMMQAIKDVPPGSNGVIFTPWLHGNRCPFEDPNARGMFFNISLETGKTELIHAVLEGVCYHLRWQLEAAERKVKAARRIRLVGGGALAPLTCQILADVLGREIETVEHPQNCGAVGAALVVAVGLGLLPDLTAAGQLVPVKERYLPNPEHKAVYDRYFPIFKSLYYNNRKAFSLLNG